One genomic region from Leptospira licerasiae serovar Varillal str. VAR 010 encodes:
- a CDS encoding heavy metal translocating P-type ATPase, with translation MKVLENKTLCFHCNTEIDGVSIRRTEQGLEREYCCNGCAEISHLLLSNGLDQFYQIRGTQSLEPIDAEDQKFSPEELDNETVYSEYLEKKNGQNSNVYITVTNLHCSACVWLIETVLTKTEGIQEARINFGTGRLKVEFDLSKITLGKIIKTIESLGYKAKLYSPLKAESKVEKPFQELSIRMIVAGFCWGNIMLFSASLYAGYFEGMEFNIKNLFHYISWIFATPVYFYSGYPFWKGAYESWKRKLLGMDTLLFAGVSLAYFYSIYVTISGKGEVYFDSVCTIYFFILLGKYFEAMIRYKAGAKIGELLSLLPEEYEVSKKGIWSKHSASSIERGDIVKLSLGSKAPVDGILESEIAFFDESVLTGESKPIRKSSGAEIKAGSVSLSTNVKFQAKGNANESSLAQIGRILEDSLLTKPKIQRSTDKLAAVFIKVVLFVAIGTFIYWFKFHSTEDAILNTISVLIVACPCALGLSVPAALVISHLLQSKEGVLVKNPESVEILAKANRIFFDKTGTLTTGKLELNAEKCFSLEENPSKFREIAIRLESHSSHPIAKSIIEAFANETPQFLENISIEGLSCDFTDWNSYKEIPGEGMEAKFQDKVYRIGKKNFAWENKPENDGWIHLSENGIPLVAWEFRDKARTEAKGSVQELKSFIPNMEILSGDIPTKVETLSKELGIQNFKANLTPIQKKERILEAQSSGEVVLMVGDGINDSACIAQADLGISMGMGSDLSLDKSDIILVKDRLDSLPKSILIARKTRRVILQNICLSLVYNSIMIPLAAGGLMLPVICAGFMTLSSLTVVLNSISLKNRVFT, from the coding sequence TTGAAAGTATTGGAAAACAAAACATTATGTTTTCATTGTAATACTGAAATAGACGGAGTATCCATACGCAGAACGGAGCAAGGTTTAGAAAGGGAATATTGTTGTAATGGATGTGCTGAAATTTCACATCTATTACTCTCAAACGGACTGGATCAATTCTACCAAATTAGAGGAACACAGTCCTTAGAACCGATCGATGCGGAAGATCAAAAATTTTCCCCAGAAGAATTGGACAATGAAACCGTATATTCCGAATATTTGGAAAAGAAGAACGGTCAGAATTCAAACGTATATATCACAGTTACGAACCTACACTGTTCCGCCTGTGTATGGCTGATAGAAACCGTTCTTACAAAAACCGAAGGGATCCAAGAAGCAAGGATCAATTTCGGAACAGGAAGGCTCAAAGTAGAATTCGATCTCTCTAAGATCACACTCGGTAAAATTATCAAAACAATCGAAAGTTTGGGATACAAGGCCAAACTTTACTCTCCACTAAAAGCGGAATCCAAAGTGGAGAAACCATTTCAAGAATTAAGCATTCGGATGATAGTAGCAGGCTTCTGCTGGGGAAATATCATGTTATTTTCCGCGAGCCTCTATGCGGGATATTTCGAAGGGATGGAATTCAATATTAAGAATCTATTCCATTATATTTCCTGGATATTTGCGACTCCTGTTTATTTTTACTCCGGTTATCCATTCTGGAAAGGAGCTTACGAATCTTGGAAAAGAAAACTACTCGGAATGGATACCTTACTGTTCGCAGGAGTAAGCCTCGCCTACTTCTACAGTATCTATGTAACCATTTCCGGAAAAGGAGAAGTCTATTTCGACTCGGTTTGTACGATTTACTTCTTCATTTTGCTTGGAAAATATTTCGAAGCGATGATCCGCTATAAAGCTGGCGCAAAAATAGGCGAATTACTCTCCCTTTTACCCGAGGAATACGAAGTTTCCAAAAAAGGGATTTGGTCCAAACATTCCGCTTCTTCGATTGAAAGAGGAGATATAGTAAAATTATCCTTGGGAAGTAAGGCGCCGGTAGACGGCATTTTAGAATCCGAAATAGCATTTTTCGACGAATCCGTTTTGACGGGAGAAAGCAAGCCGATCCGAAAATCCTCTGGAGCAGAGATCAAAGCTGGTTCCGTTTCGCTTTCCACTAATGTAAAATTCCAAGCAAAAGGAAACGCAAACGAAAGTTCTCTCGCCCAGATCGGTCGAATATTAGAAGATTCTTTATTAACAAAGCCGAAAATCCAAAGAAGTACGGACAAACTGGCCGCAGTATTCATAAAAGTTGTTCTATTCGTCGCAATCGGAACGTTTATCTACTGGTTCAAATTCCATTCCACTGAAGACGCAATCTTAAATACGATCAGTGTACTGATAGTAGCCTGCCCTTGTGCGCTCGGATTGAGCGTGCCGGCTGCACTCGTGATCAGCCACTTACTACAATCAAAAGAAGGTGTGCTCGTTAAAAATCCAGAGTCGGTAGAAATTTTAGCGAAAGCAAATCGCATCTTCTTCGATAAAACCGGTACATTGACTACTGGAAAATTGGAATTAAATGCGGAGAAGTGTTTCTCATTAGAGGAAAATCCTTCCAAGTTCAGAGAGATTGCAATTCGATTGGAATCCCATTCCTCTCATCCGATCGCAAAATCTATTATCGAGGCATTCGCAAACGAGACGCCTCAGTTCTTAGAGAATATTTCCATAGAGGGCCTCTCTTGTGACTTCACAGATTGGAATTCCTACAAAGAAATTCCAGGGGAAGGAATGGAGGCAAAATTCCAAGACAAGGTCTATCGTATCGGAAAGAAAAATTTCGCCTGGGAAAATAAACCTGAAAACGACGGCTGGATACATCTTTCCGAAAACGGCATTCCGTTAGTTGCCTGGGAATTTAGAGATAAAGCCAGAACCGAAGCGAAGGGTTCCGTCCAAGAACTAAAATCATTTATTCCTAACATGGAGATATTATCAGGCGATATTCCTACGAAGGTGGAAACACTTTCTAAAGAACTTGGGATCCAAAACTTCAAAGCCAATCTAACGCCTATCCAAAAAAAAGAAAGGATCTTAGAGGCCCAGTCTTCCGGAGAAGTTGTTCTTATGGTGGGAGATGGTATCAACGATTCTGCGTGTATTGCACAGGCGGATCTGGGAATTTCCATGGGAATGGGTTCGGATCTTTCCTTGGATAAATCCGATATCATTCTTGTAAAAGATAGATTGGATTCCCTTCCAAAATCGATATTGATCGCACGAAAAACAAGACGGGTGATTCTGCAGAACATTTGCCTTTCTTTAGTTTATAATTCTATAATGATCCCATTGGCAGCGGGAGGATTAATGCTCCCAGTTATCTGTGCGGGATTCATGACGCTGAGCTCCTTGACAGTAGTATTAAATTCCATTTCTTTAAAAAATAGGGTATTTACATGA
- the ccoS gene encoding cbb3-type cytochrome oxidase assembly protein CcoS produces the protein MNALYLTIPIALVISFGAFYVFLLNFKSGQYEDIEGPKYRMLFEEDKQEKSN, from the coding sequence ATGAACGCTTTGTATTTGACCATTCCAATCGCACTCGTGATCTCCTTCGGAGCATTTTACGTATTCCTTCTCAATTTTAAGTCTGGCCAATACGAAGACATTGAGGGGCCAAAATACAGGATGTTATTTGAAGAAGATAAACAGGAAAAATCGAATTAG
- a CDS encoding cbb3-type cytochrome c oxidase N-terminal domain-containing protein, which produces MSDPNKEFDGIRQSDNPLPEWWKWVFLGCILFAGIYAVYFHVFSDWGTNEYYAAQIKEYEKEFPNRNVAVESKDGSNPFRENQDAINAGQKTFQTYCVACHGPTGEGLVGPNLMDKEWLHGNTDKELYETVMKGISVERAKLGRGPMPAHENSLGSEKVYQVLAWLASKNPELKSSK; this is translated from the coding sequence ATGAGCGATCCAAACAAGGAATTCGACGGGATCAGACAATCTGATAATCCCCTTCCTGAATGGTGGAAATGGGTATTCTTAGGATGTATCCTTTTCGCAGGAATTTACGCGGTATACTTCCACGTTTTTTCGGATTGGGGGACAAACGAATATTATGCCGCCCAAATAAAGGAATACGAAAAAGAATTTCCGAATCGTAACGTTGCGGTAGAATCCAAGGACGGATCCAATCCGTTCAGAGAGAACCAAGATGCGATCAATGCGGGACAAAAAACGTTCCAAACTTATTGTGTCGCCTGCCACGGACCGACTGGAGAAGGTTTAGTCGGCCCAAATCTAATGGATAAGGAATGGCTACACGGAAACACGGATAAGGAACTTTACGAAACCGTTATGAAAGGAATTTCAGTAGAAAGAGCTAAATTAGGCAGAGGACCGATGCCTGCACACGAGAACTCGTTGGGTTCCGAAAAAGTATATCAAGTGCTTGCATGGTTAGCTTCCAAAAATCCGGAGCTTAAATCTTCCAAATAA
- the ccoN gene encoding cytochrome-c oxidase, cbb3-type subunit I — MSSSEQKYNDTIVKGFLISGLVWGVASMLVGVWIAFQMVYPELNFGPYFTFGRLRPLHTNAAIFGFALSIIFATGYHTVQRLCRVKIWSDKLAYLHLFLYNLTIIAAAITLPLGLSQSKEYAELEWPLDLMIVIWFVIFLINYFATIFTREEKQLYAAIWFYIASWVTIPILFIVNNLSIPVSWIKSYSVYSGVYDANIQWWYGHNAVAFVLTTPFLGLMYYYLPKHIKQPIYSHRLSIIHFWSLIFLYIWAGPHHLLYSPLPDWLQTTGMVFSIMLWMPSWGGMLNGFLTLTQAKEKIKTDATLKMLLVGLTFYGMSTFEGPLLSIRAVSGLGHNTDWIIGHVHGGTLGWVGMMSFAVIYYLVPRLWNTNLFSEKLANTHFWVATLGILLYIVSMWVSGITEGSMWRAIDETGALKFPNWVQITETLKPYRLFRGIGGGLYFIGLIIMIYNVVRTILNSGSGFKEIDLRIGSKEEKVV, encoded by the coding sequence ATGAGTTCTTCAGAACAAAAATATAACGATACGATCGTCAAAGGATTTTTGATATCGGGATTGGTTTGGGGAGTGGCTTCCATGCTTGTAGGAGTATGGATCGCTTTCCAAATGGTATATCCTGAATTAAATTTCGGACCCTACTTCACTTTCGGCAGGCTGAGACCTTTGCATACGAATGCGGCAATTTTCGGTTTCGCATTGAGTATCATATTCGCAACAGGTTATCACACAGTACAAAGACTTTGTAGAGTAAAGATTTGGAGCGACAAACTCGCATACTTACACTTATTTCTGTACAATCTTACGATCATAGCTGCGGCTATCACTTTACCTTTAGGCTTAAGCCAATCTAAGGAATACGCCGAATTAGAATGGCCACTTGACCTTATGATCGTGATCTGGTTCGTGATATTCCTAATCAATTATTTCGCGACGATCTTTACGCGTGAAGAAAAGCAACTATATGCTGCAATCTGGTTCTATATCGCGTCTTGGGTCACTATCCCGATACTATTTATAGTTAATAATCTTTCTATCCCGGTAAGTTGGATAAAGTCCTATTCGGTTTACTCAGGTGTGTACGATGCAAACATCCAATGGTGGTACGGACACAACGCTGTTGCCTTCGTTCTCACCACTCCTTTCTTGGGATTGATGTATTATTATCTTCCAAAACATATCAAACAGCCTATCTACAGTCATAGACTCTCCATCATTCACTTTTGGAGTTTGATCTTTTTATATATTTGGGCAGGTCCTCACCACCTACTCTACTCTCCTCTTCCTGATTGGTTACAAACTACAGGAATGGTATTCAGTATCATGTTATGGATGCCTTCTTGGGGTGGAATGTTGAATGGATTTTTGACTCTGACTCAAGCCAAAGAAAAGATCAAAACGGACGCAACTTTAAAAATGCTCTTAGTGGGACTTACATTCTACGGTATGTCCACATTCGAAGGTCCTCTTCTATCGATCAGAGCTGTCAGCGGCTTAGGCCATAACACAGACTGGATCATTGGACACGTTCACGGAGGAACCTTAGGTTGGGTGGGAATGATGTCGTTCGCCGTCATTTATTATCTCGTGCCTAGGTTATGGAATACAAACCTATTCTCTGAAAAACTAGCTAACACTCACTTCTGGGTCGCAACACTCGGGATCTTATTATACATCGTATCCATGTGGGTATCCGGTATTACCGAAGGTTCTATGTGGAGAGCGATAGACGAAACAGGTGCTCTAAAATTCCCTAACTGGGTGCAGATCACTGAAACTTTGAAACCTTATAGATTGTTCCGAGGTATCGGAGGAGGACTCTACTTCATCGGACTGATCATCATGATCTATAATGTGGTTCGCACTATCCTGAATTCCGGCTCCGGATTCAAGGAAATCGATCTAAGGATCGGATCAAAAGAGGAGAAAGTTGTATGA
- the ccoO gene encoding cytochrome-c oxidase, cbb3-type subunit II — MNWFDKLLDWFSGFTDQWEKHGVKFTLYTTVAILIGGIFELVPPFFLTKTAEPIQNVKPYNALELAGRDVYQKEGCNNCHTQMIRPFKWEVDRFDPGHSYGKDGYSKAGEYVYDHPFLWGSKRTGPDLAHESQIQPSAEWHKTHLINPRDTAKGSIMPAYPWLFEESSTIDASKIADHMRGLRKVGVPYTEEDIASANTLLAGKTAGDALIAYLLKLGKDTAELSKSLQ, encoded by the coding sequence ATGAATTGGTTCGACAAATTATTGGATTGGTTCTCCGGTTTTACCGATCAGTGGGAAAAACACGGAGTTAAATTCACTTTATACACCACCGTCGCAATCTTGATCGGTGGAATATTCGAGCTGGTTCCTCCATTCTTCCTCACGAAAACGGCGGAACCCATCCAGAATGTAAAGCCGTATAACGCGTTAGAATTGGCGGGAAGAGACGTATACCAGAAAGAAGGATGCAATAACTGTCACACTCAGATGATACGTCCTTTCAAATGGGAGGTGGATCGTTTCGACCCAGGACATTCTTACGGAAAAGACGGATATTCCAAAGCGGGAGAGTATGTTTACGATCACCCTTTTCTATGGGGATCCAAAAGAACAGGACCGGATCTAGCGCATGAATCCCAGATTCAACCTTCTGCGGAATGGCATAAGACACATTTGATCAATCCTAGAGATACTGCGAAAGGTTCCATTATGCCTGCTTATCCTTGGTTATTCGAAGAATCTTCTACCATAGATGCTTCTAAGATCGCGGACCATATGAGAGGACTTCGAAAAGTAGGAGTTCCTTATACCGAAGAAGATATCGCTTCCGCGAACACCTTATTGGCTGGGAAAACGGCAGGTGATGCGCTTATCGCGTATCTTCTCAAATTGGGAAAAGATACCGCCGAATTATCCAAAAGTTTACAGTGA
- the ccoG gene encoding cytochrome c oxidase accessory protein CcoG, with the protein MIISRPMQGKIRTARNYVQVFLVLLFFITPWIRWDGFQVIRLDIPDRKFFLFGHIFIPQEGYFLHLFLISAGLSLFLFTTLIGRVWCGWACPQTIYTDIFDWIGRKIQDSKYGKKDANPALVILTHISWIIVSFAASFAWISYFIDPYKMIGYFQNPNLEFPTWSLFLGFFTFAMYADIAFIREQFCKYACPYARFQTVMMDNHSVNITYDYVRGEPRRKGTTKIGDCTACNMCLVVCPTGIDIREGANPWCIACGKCSDACTKQMAKENKKTLIGYWSENEIAEKGSPVRWIRPRTVVYGLFLILAISAIGILLSSRVPLYLSVLPDRNIQPMMVQNGVIRNFYEVQMQNLTSKDRTLKFEIENSDLQGERKILVGGTEEATVELKGNSEERYRLFIELKIADQDAQKRSHDIKLKVIDIQDFEYSKSTTVPFLLPVSISGWKIQNDERIVHGR; encoded by the coding sequence ATGATCATTTCAAGACCAATGCAGGGAAAGATAAGGACCGCAAGAAATTACGTCCAGGTATTCTTGGTTCTTCTCTTTTTTATAACGCCTTGGATTCGCTGGGACGGATTTCAAGTTATCCGATTGGATATACCGGATAGAAAATTCTTTCTATTCGGTCATATTTTTATTCCACAAGAAGGATATTTCCTTCATCTTTTCCTGATCTCAGCGGGACTTAGCCTTTTTCTTTTCACAACTCTGATCGGTAGAGTTTGGTGCGGATGGGCCTGCCCTCAAACGATCTATACGGATATCTTCGATTGGATAGGAAGAAAGATCCAAGACTCCAAATATGGAAAAAAAGATGCGAACCCGGCTTTAGTTATTTTAACACATATCTCTTGGATAATAGTCAGCTTTGCCGCATCATTCGCTTGGATCTCCTATTTTATCGATCCTTACAAAATGATCGGTTATTTTCAAAATCCTAATTTAGAATTCCCTACTTGGTCTTTATTTTTGGGATTCTTTACATTCGCGATGTATGCGGACATTGCGTTCATACGGGAACAATTCTGTAAATATGCATGCCCATATGCACGCTTCCAAACCGTGATGATGGATAATCATTCCGTAAATATCACTTACGATTATGTAAGAGGCGAACCTAGACGAAAAGGAACCACAAAAATCGGAGATTGCACAGCTTGTAATATGTGCCTTGTCGTATGCCCTACCGGGATAGACATCCGAGAAGGAGCTAATCCGTGGTGTATCGCCTGCGGAAAATGTTCGGATGCATGCACAAAACAAATGGCTAAGGAAAATAAGAAAACCTTGATAGGCTATTGGTCCGAAAACGAGATCGCCGAAAAAGGTTCTCCCGTCCGCTGGATCCGACCAAGAACCGTTGTTTACGGGCTTTTTTTAATACTAGCGATTTCCGCCATCGGAATCTTATTATCCAGCAGAGTGCCTCTCTACCTATCAGTTCTTCCGGATAGAAATATACAACCAATGATGGTCCAAAACGGAGTAATTCGGAATTTTTACGAAGTACAAATGCAGAACTTAACTTCTAAAGATAGGACCCTAAAATTCGAAATAGAAAACTCGGATCTCCAAGGAGAAAGAAAAATACTCGTAGGAGGAACGGAGGAAGCTACGGTAGAACTAAAAGGTAATTCGGAAGAAAGATACAGGCTATTTATAGAGTTAAAAATAGCGGATCAAGACGCCCAAAAAAGAAGTCACGATATCAAATTAAAAGTAATAGACATTCAAGATTTCGAATATTCTAAATCTACGACAGTTCCATTCCTACTTCCGGTATCAATCTCCGGATGGAAAATACAAAATGACGAGAGGATAGTCCATGGACGTTAG
- a CDS encoding sulfite exporter TauE/SafE family protein has product MELTSAILFGSFLNGLTGSFHCLGMCGPLAGSLNLTLSPTDKKTSPVLLQILYNLGRLVSYTSIGLGFGFLGKVTNQSLSLLLPAQEFAAWFGAVFILLFGVSILFQKDWTQNRFFSKVFSKVGSKLLKFRENKSPSSRLAIGFMFGMLTGFLPCGILYPAFVMAFATGSPAFGALSMFFFFLGTFPMLFGFGLGFRMILAKFGKDKLKLAGFAIILLSISLMLFRMNHTHNHSESGEKMEDSGAHHHHH; this is encoded by the coding sequence ATGGAACTGACTTCTGCGATATTATTCGGATCTTTTTTGAACGGACTGACAGGCTCTTTTCATTGTTTGGGAATGTGCGGTCCTTTAGCGGGAAGTTTAAATCTTACACTTTCCCCGACTGATAAAAAGACAAGTCCGGTCCTATTACAAATTTTGTATAATTTGGGAAGGTTGGTCTCCTACACTTCAATCGGATTAGGTTTCGGATTTTTAGGAAAAGTCACAAACCAAAGCCTTTCTCTATTACTCCCTGCACAAGAATTTGCGGCCTGGTTCGGAGCGGTATTCATTCTACTCTTTGGAGTTTCTATCCTATTTCAAAAGGATTGGACCCAAAATAGATTTTTCTCCAAAGTATTCTCAAAGGTCGGATCCAAACTTTTAAAATTCAGAGAGAATAAAAGTCCAAGCTCTCGTTTAGCGATCGGATTTATGTTCGGGATGTTAACAGGATTTTTACCCTGTGGGATCTTATATCCTGCGTTCGTCATGGCTTTTGCAACCGGCTCACCCGCGTTCGGAGCATTAAGTATGTTCTTCTTCTTTTTAGGGACCTTTCCTATGCTTTTCGGGTTCGGTTTAGGATTTAGAATGATCTTAGCGAAATTCGGGAAAGACAAACTTAAACTCGCAGGTTTTGCGATTATTCTTCTTTCTATTTCCTTAATGTTATTCAGAATGAATCATACTCATAACCACTCCGAATCGGGAGAAAAAATGGAAGATAGTGGCGCTCATCACCACCATCACTAG
- a CDS encoding FixH family protein, translated as MDVSLKRAFWVIKIAFLALFVATFFTVKLALAGHTPTIDSNYYEKGLKYEQSILSQRKMIEAGYGFQADWIKNPNSLRSGKQDLLLEFKHGEQKIKGAQIQVQLDKTATEKFNESIVLRETSPGKYQGALSIPFPGEWRISISAKIPEGILEKTVSIKVTH; from the coding sequence ATGGACGTTAGTTTAAAAAGAGCCTTTTGGGTGATCAAGATCGCATTTCTTGCCTTGTTCGTAGCCACATTTTTTACCGTAAAACTTGCTTTAGCCGGACACACTCCAACTATCGATTCAAATTATTACGAAAAAGGACTCAAATACGAACAGTCTATTCTCTCTCAGAGGAAAATGATAGAAGCGGGTTATGGATTCCAAGCGGATTGGATCAAAAATCCAAACTCTCTCAGGTCGGGAAAACAAGATCTCCTGTTGGAATTCAAACATGGAGAACAAAAGATCAAAGGAGCACAAATCCAAGTCCAATTGGATAAAACCGCTACAGAAAAGTTCAATGAAAGTATCGTCTTACGGGAAACTTCTCCCGGAAAATATCAGGGAGCGTTATCGATCCCTTTTCCCGGTGAATGGAGGATTTCCATCTCCGCAAAAATCCCCGAAGGAATTTTAGAAAAGACCGTATCGATTAAGGTGACCCATTGA
- a CDS encoding cbb3-type cytochrome c oxidase subunit 3 gives MDLDTLQIYKSLRLPILVISIFTIILYVYRSSRKERMEKPKFRMLEED, from the coding sequence ATGGATCTAGATACATTACAAATTTATAAATCGTTACGGCTTCCAATCCTGGTAATTTCCATATTTACGATCATCCTATACGTATATAGAAGTTCCAGAAAGGAAAGAATGGAAAAACCTAAATTCAGAATGTTGGAGGAGGATTAA
- a CDS encoding acetyl-CoA hydrolase/transferase family protein produces MDLHFVSPKEAVSEIKNNQRVFIHSVFASPKLLVEALSARASELQNIEMVHIHTEGEAPYAQSGMATSFHTNALFVGANMREAVKEGRADYLPVFLSECPSLFRKKILPLDVALITVSPPDKHGFCSLGVSVDICKAAVDSANMVIAQVNRFMPRTHGDGIIHINKIHKLVEGNIPLLEAKHTQPDQVEAKIGEYIAGLVEDGATLQMGIGAIPDAVLSCLQNHKDLGIHTEMFSDGVIPLVEKGVITGKNKKIHPGKIVTGFVMGTRKLYDFVDDNPGVVFLDIGYINDTANIRKNPKVTAINSAIEVDITGQVCADSIGTRQYSGVGGQMDFIRGASLSEGGKPIIALPSVTSHGKSRIVPILQPGASVTTTRANVHYIITEYGIADLYGKNLKQRAKLLTQIAHPNHRESLEREAFERFKGF; encoded by the coding sequence ATGGATTTACATTTTGTTTCCCCTAAAGAAGCAGTTTCAGAGATCAAAAACAACCAAAGAGTTTTCATTCACAGTGTATTCGCTTCTCCTAAACTTCTAGTGGAAGCATTAAGCGCCAGAGCATCCGAACTACAAAATATAGAGATGGTCCATATCCACACGGAAGGAGAAGCTCCTTACGCACAAAGCGGAATGGCCACTTCTTTTCATACGAATGCACTTTTCGTAGGCGCAAACATGAGAGAAGCGGTAAAAGAAGGAAGAGCCGATTATCTTCCTGTTTTCTTAAGTGAGTGCCCTTCTCTATTCCGTAAAAAGATATTACCCTTAGATGTCGCCTTGATCACGGTTTCTCCTCCCGACAAACACGGTTTTTGTTCTTTGGGTGTTTCCGTGGACATATGCAAAGCGGCAGTCGATTCGGCCAACATGGTAATCGCTCAGGTAAATCGTTTTATGCCTAGGACCCATGGAGATGGGATCATTCATATAAACAAGATCCATAAATTAGTAGAAGGTAATATTCCTTTATTAGAGGCAAAACATACTCAACCAGACCAAGTAGAGGCTAAAATCGGAGAATATATAGCGGGTCTTGTAGAAGACGGCGCCACTTTGCAAATGGGGATCGGCGCCATTCCGGATGCAGTTCTATCTTGTTTACAAAACCATAAAGATCTAGGAATTCATACGGAAATGTTTTCCGACGGCGTAATTCCTTTGGTGGAAAAAGGAGTTATCACCGGTAAAAATAAAAAAATCCATCCCGGAAAAATTGTAACCGGATTCGTGATGGGAACCAGAAAACTTTACGATTTCGTGGATGATAATCCGGGGGTTGTGTTTTTAGATATAGGTTACATCAACGACACTGCAAATATCCGCAAAAATCCTAAAGTAACTGCAATCAATTCCGCGATAGAAGTGGATATTACCGGGCAGGTATGTGCGGATTCGATAGGAACCAGACAATATTCAGGAGTTGGAGGACAGATGGATTTTATCCGAGGTGCCTCTCTTTCCGAAGGAGGGAAACCGATTATTGCGCTTCCTTCCGTTACATCCCATGGAAAATCCCGAATTGTTCCGATATTACAGCCTGGTGCAAGTGTAACTACTACCAGAGCAAATGTTCATTATATAATCACGGAATACGGTATTGCAGATCTTTACGGCAAAAATCTGAAACAAAGAGCAAAACTTCTCACTCAGATCGCTCACCCGAACCACAGGGAATCTCTGGAAAGAGAAGCTTTCGAAAGGTTCAAAGGATTTTAA